The Neurospora crassa OR74A linkage group I, whole genome shotgun sequence genome segment AACGAACGATGTTTTCCCAGTGTGTCTGATTTTTATCCATATGGAGATTCACTATCATCACGATCACGGACCTAAACTAGGACAACGGGTGACTTGAAGAATGGTGTTGAACCTGCCTCGAGCCTGCCTATCCTAACAAAAAGCGTTCCTAAGTGTCTCCTCCAGGGCACCGATCTATAACGCTTCTCTAAACCTCTACCTAGTAATAATGATGAGTTGAGATAAACTGTACTACTTAGTACACGAAGAGATCGAAAAGAAGACAGCGGGTCAACAACCCTACAACCAGCCTACAAATCGACAAGCACAACAAAATAAACAAGACAAAGGACCCCCTTTTTTTAATGTCTCAACGCCGTCCGTCTAAGATGCATTTTGCCGCCATCATTTCTCTTTCAAAACAACATGAAAAAGGGGGACTCCCTTCATTCTCCTGAAACGCCAAACGCTCTCTGTCCATCACGCAACCCGGtctgttctttttcttttacctCAAGGCATTAAAACCACTTCTTGCTGGTGGATCTCTTTTGCTGCGCACTCTTCATCGAGTtgatcctcctcaacctctcaCGGTTGCTGGGATCAAGCAAGACATCGGTGCTCTCGTCACGGAACCAGTGGTTGGGGGCGTTGCGGTTGTGCAAATCGCCCATCTTGACACGCTGCACTTTGCGGAGCTTGACAAGGCCGTACCAGCAGACAATCAGCGAGGCGACCGTCGAGACCGAGGTGACCATGGCAAATCCCCAGTTGGTTTCCTCTATGAAATTCTCCAGGTTCATGCCGTACCAAGACGCCAAGAAGGTGCCCATTGCGAGGCCGAGAGTGCCCACGCTGAACTTGAGATCGAGCAACATGAGCGAGTTACGGTTGGCGTCAAGAATGGCGCGGATACTGTGGTAATTGGTTAGCTGTGTTTCTCGCAGGTTCCAAAAATgatgtaaaaaaaaaactcacaTTTCCTCCGTGTTCCTGATGCTCGAGACAAGGTTACTCGCTTCCTCCACAACTTCGTCGCAAATCTTGTTGTAAGACTCCAACAAAAGCTCGATTTCAGTGTGGTCATCCTCGCCTCTGTAGAGATCATGCGTCTTCTCAGTCAAGTACATGGACGCAAGATCATCATCGGCCTCAAGCAGCTCCTCGATGGCATCACGCACAAGCTTAGCCTTTTGCTCGAAAGTGCTAACCCTCTTGGACAAGACCAGCAATACCCTCAGCTTCTCGCGGTCGATATCGTCTTCGAGCTCGCTGAGAATGCGAATCACAGGGTCGCGGACGGCTTCGAAGTCAGCCTCCAGCTCGGAAGTGACCGACATTAGCACGGCTTCGAGAGCGCGGAATTCGTAGGGCAGACTGTTGGCTCCGGACGACTGCTTCTGCTGCAGTTTGCCTTGTAGATCGTACATGAAGGCCGACTGGGGGTAGGAACTCTTGGAACCGTAGACGTCGAACAGAAGGACGCAATCGTGTTTAATCAGGACCTTCAAGTGTAGCAGGTTGAGCAGAATCGCCGAGGGACGGATGAGGATGTGGGGAAGGTTGGACGAATCGATCTTGCGAAGATCGCGAGGCAAAAGACCGTACTGTTGTATTTTGACTGGTCAGCAATGTTATCACAGCATCGCTTCATGTGTGTCAGATCACGTACCTTTGCAATAAGCTCACTCTTTTTGAGCTCACCGTCCACCATAACAACGTTGCCGTTCTCGTCCACTTCGGTACACCTCAGTCTGGGATCCATTGCAGCCTTTGCGGTCAAAGCCCTGCGCTGGAAGATAGAACCAGACTCTTCCTCGAGTGCTACTCTTATGTCGTCATCGTTCAGCCGGGTGTCTGGTGGTCCCTTCTTTTCGCCATTGCCGAACAGCCACTCTCTGAGTTTGGGCCTCTTGGAGTCACAGTCAGAGGACTGGTTTGACGAGAAGCGCAACGAGCCGGCCGGCGGTGGGAGTGCGAGGAGGGACTTTGTGGTGCGCTGTTTTCGAAGCGACTTGGGGAGAATGGCCTCGAGGTCGACAAGACCGGCGCGCAACTGGGTGCGCTTGGGCGGGGTTGCTGTACTCAGCGATCTCGTTGTcgtcgaggaagaaggctgtCTTGGTGGTCTGGTTGAACCGCCTGCGGTACAGCCATGGCGACACTGGAGAGCTGGATGCCGCTCAGCCGCAGCGCGACATGTTGGCGCAAACGAGAGCCCTTCGGACTGGGCGCGAAGATACCGAAGGAGACTCCGTGATGGCGCTGCTGGCCTCAATGCCGGCGGCATTGCAGCATAAAAAAGGTCGTCGTAGACTGATTGACAATACTTTACTTAGTCTTCTCCTCTCGAtcgcaaaaaaaaagtggaagaagaaaggcgcGCGAATCAAACAGAGAGAGTGATTCGCGGTGTTTGTAAGGCCTTCCTGCCTTTCCAAAAAGATGGCCGCAACGCACGTCGCCAAATCCCAGTTCGATGTTGTGCCTGCAGAAAAGTTAAAGCTTTCGACGGATGGAACCACGCCGCGTCGTGGTGCTAATAAACAGCATTGGCGGGAAAACCTCGTTGTAGGAGGGGTGCTCCAAGTGCCGGCGGGAGTGAATGCATCAAAGGTGGAATTCGCCCATGCATGTGGGCAACTCCATTTGACATGGAAGTCGCTGCGTTTCCCCAATCATCGTGTTCCAGTTGATAAgaaaattgttagtgcatCCAACGCCTGAACAACTTCATCGGAATGACATCTTTCTT includes the following:
- a CDS encoding mitochondrial inner membrane magnesium transporter mrs2 encodes the protein MPPALRPAAPSRSLLRYLRAQSEGLSFAPTCRAAAERHPALQCRHGCTAGGSTRPPRQPSSSTTTRSLSTATPPKRTQLRAGLVDLEAILPKSLRKQRTTKSLLALPPPAGSLRFSSNQSSDCDSKRPKLREWLFGNGEKKGPPDTRLNDDDIRVALEEESGSIFQRRALTAKAAMDPRLRCTEVDENGNVVMVDGELKKSELIAKYGLLPRDLRKIDSSNLPHILIRPSAILLNLLHLKVLIKHDCVLLFDVYGSKSSYPQSAFMYDLQGKLQQKQSSGANSLPYEFRALEAVLMSVTSELEADFEAVRDPVIRILSELEDDIDREKLRVLLVLSKRVSTFEQKAKLVRDAIEELLEADDDLASMYLTEKTHDLYRGEDDHTEIELLLESYNKICDEVVEEASNLVSSIRNTEEIIRAILDANRNSLMLLDLKFSVGTLGLAMGTFLASWYGMNLENFIEETNWGFAMVTSVSTVASLIVCWYGLVKLRKVQRVKMGDLHNRNAPNHWFRDESTDVLLDPSNRERLRRINSMKSAQQKRSTSKKWF